TCGCGGCGGGCCGCCGTTTCTACGACGCGGTCGCCGCCGACCCGTCGATGGCCCTGATGGACGCGGAGTGCGAGGAGATGTGCTACTTCTTCGCGCACCTGCACGACAAGCGGTTCGGCGGGCATCCCGACACCGGCTCCGGCATCAGCCGCGAGACGGGTGGCAACTCCGCGGGCTGGTGACGCTCCGGCGGTCGGCTACCGGTTCGGGGGCCTTCGGGGCGCTCTCACGCCAGCGTGAGCCACCGGATGCCGAGCCGTTCCACCCGCTCAGCGTCCGCCGGCTCGAGCGGCTGCCGGCCGGTTGCCTTGCGCAGGAAGGTCAGCCGGTCCCAGCCCAGCTCGCGGATCGCGCTCTCCCCCTCCCGGCCGAGCTGCAACTCCATCACCACGTCTCCCGCCTGCCGGGTCAGCCAGGGCACGTGTCCCAGCGCGTCGGCGATGTCGAGGCCGTGGACGGCGATCTCCACCACCCGAGTGAGCAGGAACTGCGACAGCAGCATCGCGTCCCCATGCCGAGTGCGCACCACGCGGTCCGTCCGCTCGGCGCGGCACTGCCGTTCCACCGCCTGCCATGTCGCGGTGAAATCGTCGAGAAGCGCGGCACCGCTTCCCCACCCGGCCGCATGGTCCTGCGCCAGACCGATCCGGGCCGTATTGGTCTGCACCGCGAAACGGTCGTCCGGCCGGTAGTAGTCGACCGCGGAGACCTCTGCCGTGGCCGGCTCGGCAGCGGTCAGCATGCCCGGCAGCCAGGCGATCACCACCCGGACATGACCCAGCAGCTCCCGGACCGTCCATGGTTCGCACCTCGTCGGGAGGTGCCATTGCCTCTCGGACAGACCTGTCACCGCCCGAGAGAGACTCGCGGCCTCCAGACGGAACGCCTCCAGTGCACGGCTCAACGGCATGTTGATCAAGCTAGCAACCGGGCTCCCGCGGCGGCCGCCCGTGCACCGCATCGCTACGACCGGGCGCACGAACCGCGGCCAGATCGTGAAGTCGGCTTCGGCGACTCGCGGACTGTGGGCGTATGGCGTTGCCGTGAGAGGTACGACGCGCCGTCTCCTGCCGCGTCGACGGCGACCGCGCTCGTTCCGCCGTGTCGCGTTTTCGCGAACCGGGAAGACAGCCACATACCGCCGCGGGCTCGGGAAGACTTGGGCTCGTGTCCGAGGATGAAACACGCCCCGCGGTTCCGGGCGAGGAGATCCTGCGCGGCCAGATGGTCGCTCCCCTTCCCGACGGCGCCGCCCTGTGTTCCGCCTTTCTTCTGGTGAAGCTCGACAACGGTGAGTGGTGCGCCCGCTCCATCGGGGCGGGGTACAACCGAGTCGAATTCCTGGGCCAGCTCGTGGCGTACACGAGGGCCCTGGCCCAGGACGAGGCCCAGGGATGGTTCCTGGACGAGGACTAGCCGAACTGTCGACCGCTCACGCCGCTGACCGAGTGGCCGGGAGCGATGGAGGCAGACGAACTCTTCCGCCTCCGGCAGCCGCGGGCGCGGTCCCGCCGCCGGGCGTGAGTGGGGCGTTGGTGTCAGGCCGGGACGCGGGTGGTGTTGACGCACTGGGCGACGTCGAGGACCAGCAGCAGCCGGCCTTCGGTCTTGTAGGCGCCGGTGACCAGCGAGCGGGACGGGCCGGTCAGCGTCGCCGGCGGCTCCTCGAACATGTTCTCGTCCAGGTAGGCGACCTGCCCGATGCGGTCCACCAGCAGGCTCACCGGCTCACCGGCGTACCGGACGATCACGTTCATCACCAGGCCGGACATGTCCCGGCGCGGCAACCCGAACTGAACACGCAGGTCCACCGCGGCGATCACCTGCCCGCGCAGGTTGAACAGGCCACCGACCGCGTTCGGAGCCATCGGCACCGGCGTGTACTCGCTGTACGACAGCACCTCCTGCACGGCGTCCACGTCCACGCCGAAGAACTGGTCGGCGACCTCGAAGGTGACGAACTGGCGACTCGACATGCGTGACTCCCGGGATGATGTCCGCCGAGAGGGATGCCGCGACGGTTCAGCAGGATTATCGGTAGGTCTGGTGCCGAGCCAAGGAGTCCGGCGGAATCAATCGGCAACGCCTGGCCGAGGCCGTCACCATCCACGCCGGCTCGGTCGTCGGTGCTCTCCGTGGCGGTCCCTGGCGACGGAGCGGGCGGCCTTCCCGGAGGACGCGCTCGCCCGGCGGGAGATCGGTGTCCACGAACGCGGCATGATCTTCGCGCGGCCGGATGTCGAGGGGCCGGGTTAGCTCGGCCACTCGAGATAGCTGACGTGTCAACTACTTCGTAGTGTTGGGGCATGGACGGTGGGCGGACCACGGTGGTGGTCATCGGTGCTGGTCAGGCGGGCCTCTCCGCGGGCTACCACCTGAAGCGGCGGGGCTTCGGCAGCGCGCTGGACACCGATGGCGGCGACCGGGGCCGGACCTTCGTCGTGCTCGACGCGGCGGACGGGCCCGGGGGAGCGTGGCGGCACCGGTGGGAGTCGCTGCGGATGGCCACCGTCAACGGGATCTTCGACCTGCCCCGCTTCCCGAAGCCGGTGCTCGATCCCACCGAGCCGAGCCGGACGGCGGTGCCGCGGTACTTCGCGGACTTCGAGCGGGCCGCCGGGTTGCCGGTGCTGCGGCCGGTGACGGTGCACGCCGTACGCGAATCGGGTCTTGATCTTGAAGTGGAGACCGACCGCGGGACGTGGGTCACGCGGGCGGTGATCAATGCGACCGGCACGTGGACCAATCCGGTCCTGCCGCACTATCCCGGGCAGGACAGCTTCGGCGGGCGGCAGCTGCACACCCGGGACTACGTGGCGGCGGACGAGTTCGCCGGGCTGCGGGTGGCGGTGGTCGGTGGCGGGATCTCCGCGGTGCAGCAGCTGGAGGAGATCTCGCGGGTGGCGACCACCTACTGGTACACGCGCCGCGAGCCGGTGTTCCGGGCCGGCGGGTTCGAGCCGGAGGTGGCCGGCCGGGAGACGATCGCCAAGGTCGTGGCGGACGTCGAGGCGGGCCGGCCGACCGGGAGCGTCGTCTCCTACACCGGGCTGGCTTGGACGCCCTACGCGCTGGCGGCGAAACGGCGCGGTGCCCTGGAGCGGCGGCCGATGTTCACCTCGATCGAGCCGGCCGGGGTGCGGGAGGCGGACGGGTCGTTCACGGCGGTCGACGTGATCCTGTGGGCGACCGGCTTCAAGGCGGCGCTCGGCCACCTCGAGCCGCTCGGGTTGCGCAGCGAGCGGGGCGGGATCCGGACGGCCGGCACGCAGGTGGCCGGGGAGCCGCGGGTGCATCTGATCGGATTCGGCCCGTCACAGTCGACGGTGGGTGCGAACCGGGCCGGGCGGGACGCGGTGAACGCGCTCGTGAAGTATCTCGATATTGAGATCTTGGACCACTCCGAGCCTTTCGCGACGTCCGGCCGTATGAAAGATTAGGCGTCATCATCGACGGCCTGGGGGAGGTCTGGCGCGACATGGCTGGTGCCGCATCGCGATGGGTTCTGGCGCTGCTGCTCGGATCGAGCACGGCGCTCGTGGCGGCGACGCCCGCCGAGGCGGTTCCGGCCGCCTCGTGCGCTGTCGGCGCCGTGAGTGCGGCGGATCGCGCGATAGCGGCCCAGTTGAAGCCCTCGATGAACGGGCGGCGGCTCGGCCAGTCGGTCAGCGGGCGGGCCATCGCCTGCGCGCGGGTCGTCGTCGGCGTCGTCCAGCAGCGCAAACTCGGGCAGCGGGCGGCGCTCATCGCGATCACCACGGCGATCGCCGAGAGCGAGCTGACCAACCACATCGTCGCGGTCGACCACGACAGCCTGGGACTGTTCCAGCAGCGGGCCTCGCAGGGCTGGGGGCGCCCGGAGCAGCTGATCGACCCGACGTACGCGACGAACGCCTTCCTGAACGCGATGCTCCGCAAATACCCGGACAGCCGCTGGATGAGCGGGGACATCGGGGCGATCTGCCAGAAGGTGCAGATCTCGGCACGGCCGGCGGCGTACGCGCCGGAGGTGCACGACGCCGCGCTGATCGTGGCAGCGGTCTGGTCCCGGCCCGCCGGGACGTCGACGCCCCGCCCGGCGACCACGACGACGCCGATCGGCCCGTTCCAGAAGACGCTCGTCACCGCCCAGGTCCCGACGGCCGGGTGGGACGGCCGGCACGCGCTCGCGATGGCCGACTGGAACGGCGACAACAAACCCGACCTGTTCGTGGTGACCGGGGCGGGTGCCACCACCGGCCGGACCGAGATCCGGATCATGGACGGGGCGACGAACTTCCTGTCGCTGCTGCTGGTGACGGCGACGGTGCTGGGACCGACCGACGAGCGGCACGCGTACGCGTTCACCGACTGGAACGGCGACAAGAAGCCGGACCTGATCCTGACGCAGCGGTCCGGGACGGCGAGCGGGCGTACCGAAGTGCGCGTCGTCGACGGCGCGTCCAACTTCCAGAAGGATCTGCTGAACACGGCGACCGGGCTGCCGGCGACCGACGACCGCTACCAGTTCGCGGTGGCGGACTGGACCGGCGACGGGCGGGCCGACCTGGTCGCGGCGCAGACGGCCGGGACGAGAAGCGGGAAGGTCGAGGTCCAGGTCCTCGACGGAGCGTCGAACTTCCAGCAGGTCGCGCCGGCCGTGGTCAGCGGCACGCCGGCCGGGGCCGGTGTGCAGGTCGCGGCGCTGGACTGGAACGCCGACAAGCGGCTCGATCTGGTGACCCTGCAGAACGGCGGCCTGCGGGCCTGGGACGGGACGGGGCTCGGACGGTCACTGGCCCAGGCGAACGCCGCCGTCGTCGGCAAGGAGGTCGTGGTCACCGACTGGAACGCCGACGGGCACCCGGATCTCGCGGCCGTCCAGGCGGCGGGCACCACCCCGGGCCTGGCCGAGGTGTCGGTCCTCGCGGGGCAGTAACGCGTCAGCCGGACCGCTGGCGTTCCTCCGACGGTGGCGACATCCGAGACGGATGGGTCGGCTTCGGGCTCTGTCGCCGGTGCTGTGCGGGTGACCGAGGCGGGGTGGCGCCGGGATCTCCGCTGGCGGTGGGCTGCCTTCGCGACGAGCGAGGTCGGCAGCGCGCTGGGCTACTCGGCGTTGCCGATCGTCGCGGTCCTGGTGCTCAGGTCATCGGATTTTCAGGTCGCCCTGTTGAACGTGCTCGCCGGTGTCGTCAGCGCTGTACTGGCGTTGCCCCTGGGCCCCTGGATCGAGCATCACCGCAAGCTGCCGGTGATGGTCGCGGCGGATCTGCTGCGCTTCGCGGTGATCGTGTCGATACCCGCTGCTGCCCTGCTTGGCGTTCTGACCTACTGGCAGCTGTGCCTGGTCGCGGTCGTGCAGATGGTGGCTCGTTTGGTGTTCAACTCGGCCGGAGTCGCGCAACTGCGGACGTTGGTGCCGATCGAGCATCGGCCGGCGGCCAACGGCCGATTCGAGACGACGTTGTGGACCGCGAACGCGATGGGCAATCCCGCGGGCGGCGTGATCGTTTCGTGGTTCGGCGCCACCGTCACGATGGTTCTCGACGCCGTCAGCTTCCTCGCCTCCGCTCTGCTGCTGCGCCGGCTTCGAACGACCGAGCCGCCGCCAACCCGGGCCACGGAGCACCACTGGGCGCGCGACATCACGGCGGGATGGCGCTACATCCTCAGGCATCGTGGACTGGCGGACCTGTTCTGGAACTCGATCATTTTCGGGGGCTGCCTCATGGCCCTCACTCCGCTGCTGACCATCATCGTCCTGCGTGATCTCGGCTTCGCTGCATGGCAGTTCGGACTGATCAGCGGCGTTGCGGGAGTGGCCGGAACCCTCGGGTCGTTGCTGAGCAAGCCATTGACGACACGGCTCGGCGGCCACCGGCTCTTGCTTCTCGGCGGTGTCGGCCGCAACCTGTGGCTCTGCCTCATCCCGTTCGCGCCGTCGTCGACTATCGGATTCATCATGATCGCCGCCTCAGAGTTCTTGCTGGTGTTCTTCGCTGGCATGTTCAACCCGGCCTTCGCGACCTACCGCATGAACGCCACCGATGACGCGCACATGTCCCGGGTGGTCCTGGCGTGGTCCGTCACCAACAAGACGATCCAGCCGATATTCACTGCCGCCGCCGGCGCTCTCGCTGCCGCCACCAGCGCGAAGACATCGGTGATCGCCCTGGCCGTGATCCTGGTGTTCGGCATCGTGTTGCTGCCGTGGCGCCACGACACGCAGGGCAAACCAGCCCAGCCATCACCCGACACGAAGGCACCGCGCCGCCAGCGTCACTAGGCGGATGGTGACGGATGCTGGTGGACAACGGCGCCATCGGGAACGCGACCGGCGTGCTCTGCCTGCTGGCATCGCGTCAGTCGAACCAGTTGAACAACAGATCGCCGCGTCGAGACGGACGATGGTAGGCGACATCACGCCGCTCATCCGCCATGAGCGCGTGCAGATCGCGATCACTGAGCGGTTCATTGAGCTGCGCCGGGCTGGCCA
This window of the Actinoplanes oblitus genome carries:
- a CDS encoding maleylpyruvate isomerase N-terminal domain-containing protein, producing MPLSRALEAFRLEAASLSRAVTGLSERQWHLPTRCEPWTVRELLGHVRVVIAWLPGMLTAAEPATAEVSAVDYYRPDDRFAVQTNTARIGLAQDHAAGWGSGAALLDDFTATWQAVERQCRAERTDRVVRTRHGDAMLLSQFLLTRVVEIAVHGLDIADALGHVPWLTRQAGDVVMELQLGREGESAIRELGWDRLTFLRKATGRQPLEPADAERVERLGIRWLTLA
- a CDS encoding chemotaxis protein CheW, whose protein sequence is MSSRQFVTFEVADQFFGVDVDAVQEVLSYSEYTPVPMAPNAVGGLFNLRGQVIAAVDLRVQFGLPRRDMSGLVMNVIVRYAGEPVSLLVDRIGQVAYLDENMFEEPPATLTGPSRSLVTGAYKTEGRLLLVLDVAQCVNTTRVPA
- a CDS encoding NAD(P)-binding domain-containing protein, translating into MDGGRTTVVVIGAGQAGLSAGYHLKRRGFGSALDTDGGDRGRTFVVLDAADGPGGAWRHRWESLRMATVNGIFDLPRFPKPVLDPTEPSRTAVPRYFADFERAAGLPVLRPVTVHAVRESGLDLEVETDRGTWVTRAVINATGTWTNPVLPHYPGQDSFGGRQLHTRDYVAADEFAGLRVAVVGGGISAVQQLEEISRVATTYWYTRREPVFRAGGFEPEVAGRETIAKVVADVEAGRPTGSVVSYTGLAWTPYALAAKRRGALERRPMFTSIEPAGVREADGSFTAVDVILWATGFKAALGHLEPLGLRSERGGIRTAGTQVAGEPRVHLIGFGPSQSTVGANRAGRDAVNALVKYLDIEILDHSEPFATSGRMKD
- a CDS encoding FG-GAP repeat domain-containing protein, which encodes MAGAASRWVLALLLGSSTALVAATPAEAVPAASCAVGAVSAADRAIAAQLKPSMNGRRLGQSVSGRAIACARVVVGVVQQRKLGQRAALIAITTAIAESELTNHIVAVDHDSLGLFQQRASQGWGRPEQLIDPTYATNAFLNAMLRKYPDSRWMSGDIGAICQKVQISARPAAYAPEVHDAALIVAAVWSRPAGTSTPRPATTTTPIGPFQKTLVTAQVPTAGWDGRHALAMADWNGDNKPDLFVVTGAGATTGRTEIRIMDGATNFLSLLLVTATVLGPTDERHAYAFTDWNGDKKPDLILTQRSGTASGRTEVRVVDGASNFQKDLLNTATGLPATDDRYQFAVADWTGDGRADLVAAQTAGTRSGKVEVQVLDGASNFQQVAPAVVSGTPAGAGVQVAALDWNADKRLDLVTLQNGGLRAWDGTGLGRSLAQANAAVVGKEVVVTDWNADGHPDLAAVQAAGTTPGLAEVSVLAGQ
- a CDS encoding MFS transporter is translated as MTEAGWRRDLRWRWAAFATSEVGSALGYSALPIVAVLVLRSSDFQVALLNVLAGVVSAVLALPLGPWIEHHRKLPVMVAADLLRFAVIVSIPAAALLGVLTYWQLCLVAVVQMVARLVFNSAGVAQLRTLVPIEHRPAANGRFETTLWTANAMGNPAGGVIVSWFGATVTMVLDAVSFLASALLLRRLRTTEPPPTRATEHHWARDITAGWRYILRHRGLADLFWNSIIFGGCLMALTPLLTIIVLRDLGFAAWQFGLISGVAGVAGTLGSLLSKPLTTRLGGHRLLLLGGVGRNLWLCLIPFAPSSTIGFIMIAASEFLLVFFAGMFNPAFATYRMNATDDAHMSRVVLAWSVTNKTIQPIFTAAAGALAAATSAKTSVIALAVILVFGIVLLPWRHDTQGKPAQPSPDTKAPRRQRH